A part of Citrifermentans bremense genomic DNA contains:
- a CDS encoding site-2 protease family protein: MEQFFLKLSIMLVPALMAITCHEVSHGYIADRRGDNTARYLGRLTLNPLKHLDLFGTLMIFIIGIGWAKPVPVNFNNLRRPKTDMIWVAAAGPITNFLLATFSAFVMRALIGATQGVAEGSALATFVDPVTLMLAFSVYINLLLGIFNLIPVPPLDGGRVAVGLLPLRPSMALARLEPFGMIIIIVLVFFTNAFSYVISPALNFGVNLLAGPHSNLVFGVTRLMLK; encoded by the coding sequence ATGGAACAGTTCTTTCTCAAGCTTTCCATAATGCTGGTTCCCGCGCTCATGGCGATCACCTGCCACGAGGTGTCCCACGGCTACATCGCGGACCGGCGCGGCGACAATACCGCGAGATACCTGGGACGCCTGACGCTCAACCCCCTGAAGCATCTTGACCTCTTCGGCACCCTGATGATCTTCATCATCGGCATCGGCTGGGCTAAACCAGTGCCGGTCAACTTCAACAACCTGAGGCGCCCGAAAACCGACATGATCTGGGTCGCCGCTGCCGGCCCCATCACCAACTTCCTGCTTGCCACCTTTTCCGCATTCGTCATGCGCGCGCTGATCGGCGCGACTCAAGGGGTGGCGGAGGGTTCCGCGCTCGCCACCTTTGTCGACCCCGTCACGTTGATGCTCGCCTTCTCCGTGTACATCAACCTGCTGCTCGGCATCTTCAACCTGATCCCGGTGCCGCCGCTGGACGGCGGCAGGGTGGCGGTCGGTCTCCTGCCGCTGCGCCCTTCGATGGCACTGGCGAGGCTTGAGCCGTTCGGCATGATCATCATCATAGTCCTGGTCTTTTTCACCAATGCCTTCAGTTACGTGATCTCGCCGGCACTGAACTTCGGGGTGAACCTTTTGGCCGGACCTCACAGCAACCTCGTCTTCGGAGTAACCAGGCTCATGCTGAAATAG
- a CDS encoding DMT family transporter: MSQKHHGAWLIAASAAGFATLGILIKSAFSGGANISTILAGRFLIASFFLFLYLRARKTPLCIGRRSSLQLMLMGMVGYGGMSMLYANAIHYLPASLTGMLLYTYPALVTVIALVLGEESFNAAKGVALVVCSAGLVLLLGASFEGARLEGVLSVLGAAGIYSCYIIIGNRILKNIDPLVTSLWVCASAGFTFLVYALATGGLTVDLAPVGWLSILGIALFPTLIAVVGFFAGLRLVGATNASIISMLEPLVTVLLSAVLLGERITALQGFGGAVLLFGGLILQLWGNEVRHETVTEV, encoded by the coding sequence ATGTCCCAAAAGCACCACGGCGCCTGGTTGATCGCCGCCTCCGCAGCAGGTTTCGCCACCCTCGGCATCCTAATCAAGAGCGCTTTTTCCGGCGGCGCCAACATCAGCACTATCCTTGCCGGGCGCTTTCTGATCGCGTCCTTCTTCCTGTTCCTCTACCTCAGGGCGCGCAAGACCCCGCTATGCATCGGGCGCAGATCGTCGCTGCAGCTCATGCTGATGGGGATGGTCGGCTACGGCGGCATGTCCATGCTGTACGCCAACGCCATCCACTATCTCCCCGCCTCGCTGACCGGGATGCTCCTTTACACCTATCCGGCGCTGGTGACAGTCATAGCGCTGGTTTTGGGGGAGGAGAGCTTCAATGCCGCCAAAGGGGTGGCGCTCGTGGTCTGCAGCGCAGGCTTGGTGCTTCTGTTGGGGGCGTCTTTTGAGGGGGCGCGGCTGGAGGGAGTCCTCTCCGTTTTGGGGGCCGCTGGCATCTACAGTTGTTACATCATCATAGGCAACCGGATCCTGAAGAACATCGACCCGTTGGTCACCTCCCTTTGGGTCTGTGCCTCCGCAGGATTCACCTTTCTTGTCTATGCCCTTGCCACCGGCGGCCTCACGGTGGACCTCGCCCCCGTAGGCTGGCTTTCCATCCTTGGGATCGCCCTCTTCCCCACGCTGATCGCCGTCGTCGGTTTCTTTGCCGGGCTGCGCCTGGTAGGCGCCACCAACGCCTCCATCATCAGCATGCTGGAGCCTTTGGTCACCGTACTCCTGTCCGCCGTTCTTCTGGGGGAGCGGATCACCGCCCTGCAAGGTTTCGGTGGTGCGGTCCTGCTGTTCGGAGGCTTGATCCTGCAGTTATGGGGTAACGAAGTGCGGCACGAGACCGTAACCGAAGTTTAA
- a CDS encoding AAA family ATPase — translation MRIVSVHLKNIKSHREKELAFSPGINVLSGANGSGKSTIFEAIGYALFGVDAKDFVSNAERFLTIGAKRGEIAVVFEPAPGELYRVTRTVGTAGKWLLAKEAGGEFEVEEHANMEETESRIAKLLGLSTGRPLSEQFKLVIGPFQNDFLGPFVIKQPAKRQDAFDEILGIDAWRKTQDKTKVLTSAIKAKLDVLQAEVDTRSEQVAVLPVKEEELSTLRGQSAAKKAELDATNSNLERATLLLNTLESKKEAIQAVQQEAQGLEERAESGRNYVSNQQLLVEQSRQASASVLAATAGKQAYDAAEVRIKELREQEQRKRLVERKLADLEKEQGTVQAMLDAETRELELARSSMEQERELLKVDRESLATALAELKKSEAEAAQGLAEAEQSRTKFRKLPMHNIETTLPYLHVALSRIEEIDRQIREREKAVAGSDPLKAEAEQLAARQSRLEQIQAQRSELAGRKHSLVEGRDKIGTGACPFFMEPCQNLSGGDPAGIFDARIAALEDEMARLDREAAELAPQVSSAQQAVRELAGMEQVCLELTKAGRERAQQEEEFSRNYAQIATPVLRVPLEEWLSTASVDAFSADRLPVLALDVSAAPQQRRDALSQAADAWQRVIAELEAALEDRVKRASEPVQECASKLAELSARGEVLERRERELAAAQEKAVLREQSVARHAGRLAGLLTELDARKTEISAFADVERSVKDAEEELVRFQPARDSYIANLKSAEEFDKRLETLEKFQARLQEVKAALAAKQAMLSKLVADYRPEQHEAAKQDREQLVMAATRLESEIRSISEGVTRLEGETAALRAVAAEIEQKQAAIKKLKDQADLVKFLRNQVFKNVSSQLSERFREEISFRADRIYRSICESDEELVWGDNYQVVLKDMAEGQVRERSDDQLSGGQMMSAVVALRLALLQTIGARIAFFDEPTSNLDAERRENLARAFRAIDVGQEEVTEHWYDQLFLVSHDVSFTEITDQTIQLD, via the coding sequence ATGCGCATAGTCTCGGTCCATCTCAAGAACATCAAGTCTCACCGCGAGAAGGAACTCGCCTTCTCGCCGGGGATCAACGTCCTCTCCGGCGCGAACGGCTCCGGCAAGAGCACCATCTTCGAGGCCATCGGCTACGCCCTTTTCGGGGTGGATGCCAAGGACTTCGTCTCCAATGCCGAACGCTTCCTTACCATCGGAGCCAAGCGCGGCGAGATTGCCGTCGTCTTCGAACCGGCGCCGGGGGAGCTGTACCGGGTAACCCGCACCGTGGGAACGGCCGGGAAATGGCTCTTGGCCAAGGAGGCAGGCGGCGAATTCGAGGTCGAAGAGCACGCCAACATGGAGGAGACGGAGTCGCGCATCGCAAAGCTGCTCGGCCTCTCCACCGGCCGCCCGCTGTCGGAGCAGTTCAAGCTGGTGATCGGCCCCTTCCAAAACGACTTCCTCGGCCCGTTCGTGATCAAGCAGCCCGCCAAGCGCCAGGACGCCTTCGACGAGATCCTGGGCATCGACGCATGGCGCAAGACGCAGGACAAAACAAAGGTTTTGACCAGCGCCATTAAGGCCAAGCTTGACGTGCTGCAGGCCGAGGTGGATACCAGGTCGGAGCAGGTTGCCGTGCTCCCAGTGAAGGAGGAGGAGTTGTCGACCCTGCGGGGGCAGAGTGCGGCCAAGAAAGCCGAGCTCGATGCGACGAACAGCAACCTTGAGCGAGCGACTCTCCTTCTCAATACGCTGGAGTCGAAAAAGGAGGCGATCCAGGCCGTCCAGCAGGAAGCACAGGGACTTGAGGAGCGCGCCGAATCCGGCAGAAACTACGTCTCGAACCAACAGCTCCTGGTCGAACAATCCCGGCAGGCGTCGGCATCGGTCTTGGCGGCGACCGCCGGCAAGCAGGCTTACGATGCCGCCGAGGTCAGGATAAAGGAGTTGCGCGAGCAGGAACAGCGCAAGCGCCTGGTGGAAAGGAAGCTGGCCGACCTGGAAAAGGAACAGGGAACAGTTCAGGCGATGCTGGATGCGGAGACCCGGGAACTAGAGCTGGCCAGGTCGTCGATGGAGCAGGAGCGGGAACTCCTGAAGGTGGACCGGGAATCGCTGGCTACGGCTCTGGCGGAGCTGAAAAAGTCGGAGGCCGAGGCGGCCCAAGGGCTGGCTGAGGCGGAACAAAGCCGCACGAAGTTCCGCAAACTCCCCATGCACAACATCGAGACCACGCTGCCGTACCTCCACGTTGCCCTCAGCAGGATCGAGGAGATCGACAGGCAGATCCGGGAACGGGAAAAAGCGGTGGCAGGCAGTGATCCTCTGAAGGCCGAAGCCGAGCAGCTTGCCGCGCGCCAGTCCCGGCTGGAGCAGATCCAGGCGCAGCGCTCGGAACTGGCCGGGCGTAAGCACTCCCTGGTCGAGGGGCGCGACAAGATCGGGACCGGCGCCTGTCCCTTCTTCATGGAACCGTGCCAGAACCTTAGCGGCGGGGACCCCGCAGGTATCTTCGACGCCCGCATAGCCGCTCTCGAAGACGAGATGGCGCGGCTTGACCGCGAGGCAGCCGAACTTGCGCCACAGGTGAGCAGCGCGCAGCAGGCCGTTCGCGAACTGGCCGGTATGGAACAGGTCTGCCTGGAACTGACCAAGGCGGGGCGGGAGCGGGCCCAGCAGGAAGAGGAATTCAGCCGCAACTACGCCCAGATCGCCACGCCGGTACTTCGCGTCCCGCTTGAGGAGTGGCTTTCGACTGCCAGTGTTGACGCTTTCTCCGCCGACCGGTTGCCGGTCCTCGCTCTCGACGTGTCGGCGGCTCCGCAGCAGCGCCGGGACGCGCTGTCTCAGGCAGCCGACGCTTGGCAGCGCGTCATCGCCGAGTTGGAAGCGGCCCTGGAGGACCGCGTCAAGCGGGCAAGCGAACCGGTTCAGGAGTGTGCGAGCAAGCTCGCCGAGCTCTCGGCGCGCGGAGAAGTGCTGGAGCGGCGGGAGCGCGAGCTTGCCGCGGCTCAGGAAAAGGCGGTCCTGCGCGAGCAGTCTGTAGCGCGGCATGCAGGGCGGCTCGCCGGATTGCTGACCGAGCTCGATGCACGGAAAACGGAGATCTCCGCCTTTGCGGATGTCGAGCGTAGCGTGAAGGACGCGGAGGAGGAACTGGTCCGTTTCCAGCCCGCCCGCGACAGCTACATAGCCAACCTCAAGTCCGCGGAAGAGTTTGACAAGCGACTGGAAACCCTGGAGAAATTCCAGGCGCGCCTGCAGGAGGTAAAGGCCGCCCTGGCCGCCAAGCAGGCCATGCTCAGTAAGCTTGTGGCCGATTACCGTCCGGAGCAGCACGAAGCAGCGAAGCAAGACCGCGAACAGCTGGTGATGGCGGCGACACGGCTTGAATCGGAGATCCGGTCCATTTCCGAAGGAGTGACCCGGCTGGAGGGGGAAACTGCCGCTTTGCGCGCGGTTGCCGCCGAAATCGAGCAGAAGCAGGCAGCAATCAAAAAACTCAAGGATCAGGCAGACCTGGTGAAGTTCCTGCGCAACCAAGTGTTCAAGAACGTCTCCAGCCAGCTTTCCGAGCGGTTCCGGGAGGAGATCAGTTTCCGCGCCGACCGGATCTACCGCAGCATCTGCGAGTCCGACGAGGAACTGGTCTGGGGCGACAATTACCAGGTGGTGCTGAAGGACATGGCGGAGGGGCAGGTCCGGGAGAGAAGCGACGACCAGCTTTCCGGGGGGCAGATGATGAGCGCCGTGGTGGCGCTGCGCCTGGCCCTTTTGCAGACCATCGGCGCGCGCATCGCCTTCTTCGACGAGCCCACCTCGAACCTCGACGCCGAGCGGCGCGAGAACCTGGCGCGCGCCTTCCGCGCCATCGACGTGGGACAGGAGGAAGTGACCGAGCACTGGTACGACCAGTTGTTCCTGGTCAGCCACGACGTGAGCTTTACCGAGATAACAGATCAAACCATCCAGCTCGATTAG
- a CDS encoding metallophosphoesterase family protein, which produces MPVRFIHTSDIHLGKTYRSLGGDAERYQDFFTTFAAIIADAVKEKVDFVLIGGDLFHTGQILPKTFAKTIEILQPLKHAGIPCLAVEGNHDWIHRRDSVSWMEALSQLGYISLLRPSRTGEGGYIFEPFDQEQGAGGHIEVKGVNIYGLGYIGSQAGYHVPRICDAIVTKRNILLFHVGVWTYSPVEIGNIKPEEALPLSECFDYVALGHGHKPYVVSTPDGRPYAFNPGSPDCVNFGEERYDKGYYLVSLESEGRALHEFRRTSPRPMLVVTANLDGAGNSGEALERFRSQMAEKLSGCREERAPLVEVRLAGKVGFHPFELSRDRLRSALCEICDPLHLEIKNHLSQVSGGGGEDKVKKSLAEIERDVLGELIGANSQYQGRVEELTRLSLSLRDLVLKGDVEGEELLSLLDSGGEPCA; this is translated from the coding sequence ATGCCCGTCAGATTCATTCACACCTCAGACATCCACCTGGGAAAAACCTACCGCAGCTTGGGCGGCGACGCCGAGCGCTACCAGGACTTCTTCACCACCTTCGCAGCAATCATCGCCGATGCGGTCAAGGAAAAGGTCGATTTCGTCCTGATCGGCGGCGACCTCTTCCATACCGGCCAGATCCTCCCCAAGACCTTTGCCAAAACCATCGAGATCCTGCAGCCGTTGAAGCACGCCGGCATCCCCTGCCTGGCCGTCGAGGGAAACCACGACTGGATCCATCGCCGCGACAGCGTCTCGTGGATGGAGGCGCTCTCCCAACTGGGGTACATCAGCCTTCTACGCCCCTCCCGTACCGGCGAGGGAGGCTACATCTTCGAGCCCTTCGACCAGGAGCAGGGAGCGGGGGGGCATATCGAGGTCAAGGGGGTCAACATCTACGGCCTCGGTTACATAGGTTCCCAGGCGGGATACCATGTGCCGCGCATCTGCGACGCCATCGTCACCAAGCGCAACATCCTGCTCTTTCACGTCGGTGTCTGGACCTATTCTCCGGTCGAGATAGGCAACATAAAGCCTGAGGAGGCGCTCCCCTTGTCGGAGTGCTTCGACTACGTGGCGCTTGGGCACGGCCACAAGCCGTACGTGGTCAGCACCCCCGACGGCCGTCCCTACGCGTTCAACCCTGGCTCCCCCGACTGCGTCAACTTCGGCGAAGAGCGCTACGACAAGGGGTACTACCTGGTCTCGCTGGAGTCTGAGGGGAGGGCGCTGCATGAATTCAGGCGCACCTCGCCGCGTCCGATGCTGGTCGTTACCGCCAACCTCGATGGTGCCGGCAACTCAGGGGAGGCTCTGGAACGGTTCAGGAGCCAGATGGCTGAAAAGCTTTCCGGCTGCCGGGAAGAACGGGCGCCACTCGTTGAAGTGCGCCTGGCGGGAAAGGTGGGGTTTCATCCCTTCGAGCTGAGCCGCGACCGCCTGCGCTCGGCACTGTGCGAGATCTGCGATCCGCTGCACCTGGAGATCAAGAACCACCTGTCGCAGGTCTCCGGCGGGGGAGGGGAGGACAAGGTCAAGAAGAGCCTGGCTGAGATCGAGCGGGACGTCCTGGGCGAGCTTATCGGAGCGAACAGCCAGTACCAGGGGCGCGTGGAGGAACTGACTCGCCTGAGCCTGTCGCTTAGGGACTTGGTGCTCAAGGGGGACGTGGAAGGCGAGGAGCTTTTGAGCCTGCTTGATTCTGGAGGTGAGCCATGCGCATAG
- a CDS encoding dienelactone hydrolase family protein yields MKQYLFALMIGMVAQNAFAGVVGKTVEYRQGDTVLEGYVAYDDSVKGKRPGVLVIHEWTGLGAYEKGRADQLAKLGYVAFTADIYGKGVRPATQELAAKEAAKYRGNDRSLIRARSAAGLETLAKLPQVDPKRLAVIGYCFGGTAALELARSGAAVLGTVSFHGGLSTPAPADAKNIKGKVLALHGADDPYVKQPEVEAFQQEMRQAKVDWQMNYYGGAVHSFSNPKSGNDPSKGVAYNEKADRRSWQAMKLFFNEIFGQKQK; encoded by the coding sequence ATGAAACAGTACCTGTTCGCACTGATGATAGGAATGGTCGCCCAGAACGCATTCGCCGGCGTGGTCGGCAAGACGGTCGAATACCGCCAGGGCGACACCGTACTTGAGGGGTATGTTGCCTATGATGACTCGGTAAAGGGGAAACGGCCTGGAGTTCTGGTGATTCACGAGTGGACCGGGTTGGGGGCGTACGAGAAGGGTCGAGCCGACCAGCTTGCCAAGCTTGGGTATGTCGCCTTCACCGCGGATATTTACGGCAAAGGGGTCCGTCCGGCCACCCAGGAACTGGCGGCAAAGGAAGCGGCCAAGTATCGCGGCAACGACCGCAGCCTCATCCGCGCACGCAGCGCCGCCGGTTTGGAGACCTTAGCCAAGTTGCCGCAGGTGGATCCCAAGCGGCTGGCGGTGATCGGATATTGCTTCGGCGGCACCGCCGCTTTGGAGTTGGCACGCAGCGGGGCCGCCGTTTTGGGGACGGTCAGCTTCCATGGCGGCTTAAGCACCCCGGCTCCCGCAGATGCGAAGAACATCAAGGGGAAGGTGTTGGCTCTCCATGGGGCTGACGATCCCTACGTAAAGCAGCCCGAGGTTGAAGCGTTTCAGCAGGAGATGCGCCAGGCAAAAGTCGACTGGCAGATGAACTACTACGGTGGTGCGGTCCATAGCTTCAGCAATCCGAAGTCCGGCAACGATCCGAGCAAGGGAGTCGCCTACAACGAGAAGGCTGACCGGCGTTCGTGGCAGGCGATGAAGCTGTTTTTCAACGAGATATTCGGACAAAAGCAGAAGTAG
- a CDS encoding YehS family protein produces MTNNDVFRRLRYAMNMGTQTVVEVFRLSGMKMGQADITSLVKKEDEAGYKECSDEVLEAFLDGFIALKRGKRESEPEAKKDAVQLTNNDILKKIRIALALKEDEMLALFKLAHFPVSKSELSAVFRAQGQENYKPCGDQMLRNFLKGLTVKYRDTSAK; encoded by the coding sequence ATGACCAACAACGACGTATTCCGCAGATTGCGCTATGCCATGAACATGGGTACCCAGACAGTGGTGGAGGTATTCAGACTGTCCGGCATGAAGATGGGGCAGGCCGATATCACCTCCCTGGTCAAGAAAGAGGATGAAGCGGGCTATAAGGAGTGCAGCGACGAGGTTCTGGAAGCATTCCTGGACGGTTTCATCGCCCTAAAAAGGGGGAAGCGGGAAAGCGAGCCCGAAGCGAAAAAGGATGCGGTCCAGCTGACCAACAACGACATCCTGAAAAAGATCCGGATAGCCCTGGCCCTGAAAGAAGACGAAATGCTGGCGTTGTTCAAATTGGCGCATTTCCCCGTCTCAAAGTCGGAGCTGTCGGCGGTCTTTCGCGCCCAGGGGCAGGAAAACTACAAGCCGTGCGGCGACCAGATGCTGCGGAATTTCCTGAAGGGACTTACGGTCAAATATCGGGACACGTCAGCTAAATAG
- the ftsH gene encoding ATP-dependent zinc metalloprotease FtsH, with protein MANTNKKKLLILVTVLGIVAGSCYGIYAWKHSHSDQGKQISYTAFMDKVNAGSITKVKIAGDQIDAVGKSGEKFQLFLPVGAELADILVAKKIDFSSNPAASQPKWFEISIILMVALFLVMVLRRYGGVGRSKARIIDCTESPTRFSDVAGAEEAKAELLDTVEFLKDPQKFSTLGGKMPTGVLLVGPPGTGKTLLARAVAGEADVPFFSISGSEFVEMYVGVGASRVRDLFAQAKKAAPCIVFIDEIDAVGRKRDAAVGGGASDERDQTLNQLLVEMDGFAVNSGIVVLAATNRPEILDPALLRSGRFDREVTVGAPDIRGREAILKVHSKNVPLSPEVDLMVIARGTPGLSGADLANVVNEAAILAARSNKGCVEMLDFDNAKDKVLMGAEKKSMVLSDKSKLSTAYHEAGHVLVAKLVPGCDPVHKVSIIPRGRAMGVTLQIPEEDIYCYTKEMLMAHLKVLMGGRAAEEIIFHTTTTGAGNDLARATDTARKMVSEWGMSRAFGPVAFGHQENTDGGGKKGFSDATALEMDNEIRSIVTTCYADVRTLLEENLDALERLTRELVVKETLDAAEIDAILELDLPDHAVEEASCAAA; from the coding sequence ATGGCGAACACGAACAAGAAGAAGTTACTGATACTCGTAACCGTTTTGGGCATTGTGGCAGGAAGCTGCTACGGTATCTACGCCTGGAAGCACTCTCATTCCGACCAAGGGAAACAGATCAGCTACACCGCGTTCATGGATAAAGTCAATGCCGGCAGCATAACCAAGGTGAAGATCGCCGGTGATCAGATCGACGCGGTAGGAAAGTCTGGTGAAAAATTTCAGCTGTTTCTCCCTGTCGGTGCGGAACTGGCCGACATCCTGGTAGCCAAGAAAATTGATTTTTCCTCCAATCCAGCAGCCTCCCAGCCGAAGTGGTTCGAGATCAGCATCATCCTCATGGTTGCCCTTTTTCTCGTCATGGTGCTTAGGAGGTACGGTGGGGTGGGACGGAGCAAGGCGAGGATCATCGACTGCACCGAATCGCCGACCCGTTTCAGCGACGTAGCCGGCGCCGAGGAGGCAAAGGCCGAACTTCTTGATACGGTCGAGTTCCTGAAGGACCCGCAGAAGTTCAGCACCCTAGGCGGGAAGATGCCGACGGGCGTCCTCCTCGTGGGCCCTCCGGGCACCGGCAAGACCCTCCTCGCCAGGGCGGTGGCGGGCGAGGCCGACGTTCCCTTCTTCTCCATATCGGGCTCCGAGTTCGTCGAGATGTACGTCGGCGTCGGCGCTTCCAGGGTGAGGGACCTCTTCGCCCAGGCCAAGAAGGCGGCTCCCTGCATCGTCTTCATCGATGAGATCGACGCGGTCGGCCGCAAGCGTGATGCAGCGGTCGGCGGCGGTGCAAGCGACGAGCGCGACCAGACCCTCAACCAGCTCCTGGTGGAGATGGACGGTTTCGCCGTTAACTCCGGCATCGTTGTCCTCGCCGCAACAAACCGCCCCGAGATCCTCGATCCGGCGCTGCTCCGCTCCGGGCGCTTCGACCGCGAGGTCACCGTGGGCGCTCCTGACATCCGGGGACGCGAGGCAATACTGAAGGTCCACTCCAAGAACGTCCCCCTGAGCCCAGAGGTCGACCTGATGGTGATCGCCCGCGGGACGCCGGGCCTCTCCGGCGCCGACCTGGCCAACGTGGTCAACGAGGCGGCCATTCTGGCGGCGCGGTCCAACAAGGGTTGCGTCGAGATGCTCGACTTCGACAACGCCAAGGACAAGGTGCTGATGGGGGCTGAGAAGAAGTCGATGGTGCTCTCCGACAAGTCAAAGCTCTCGACTGCCTACCACGAGGCGGGACACGTGCTGGTGGCGAAGCTCGTGCCGGGATGCGACCCGGTGCACAAGGTCTCCATCATCCCGCGCGGCAGGGCGATGGGCGTCACGCTCCAGATCCCGGAGGAAGACATCTACTGCTACACCAAAGAGATGCTGATGGCCCACCTCAAGGTGCTCATGGGGGGAAGGGCCGCCGAAGAGATCATCTTCCACACCACGACCACCGGAGCCGGCAACGACCTGGCACGCGCCACCGATACCGCAAGGAAGATGGTGAGCGAATGGGGCATGTCCAGGGCCTTCGGTCCGGTTGCGTTCGGTCACCAGGAGAACACCGACGGCGGAGGCAAGAAAGGGTTCAGCGACGCTACCGCGCTCGAAATGGACAACGAGATCAGGTCGATCGTAACCACCTGTTATGCCGATGTCCGGACCCTTCTTGAGGAGAACCTCGACGCGCTGGAGCGCCTAACCAGGGAACTGGTCGTCAAGGAGACGCTGGACGCGGCAGAGATCGACGCCATACTGGAACTCGACCTGCCTGACCATGCCGTCGAAGAAGCCAGCTGCGCCGCTGCCTGA
- a CDS encoding NAD(P)-dependent oxidoreductase, with amino-acid sequence MLKKIGFVGLGTVGVHMAANLAKSDYQLTVFDQDAKAVAELATLGVKVGESPMATAKGQDLVIVIVPDSDFLVFGQDGVFEGIDPGTILVDMGTHCIETIERMAQEAVNHRVMFLEAPVWGSKEHAANGLLTILAGGDEALLGRCREPFSYFGLNIIHIGKIGDATRMKLIVNLLQAEMMQSLSEGLVFGERMGFKPDKILEVLDSGGVASPLFHSKGRSIARGDFSRNLALKYVHAQMLRVLETAEKLGLELPAAKTVSGIFGQAVADGRGEEDFSAIVKLLRK; translated from the coding sequence ATGCTGAAGAAAATCGGTTTTGTAGGTCTGGGTACCGTGGGCGTCCACATGGCCGCCAACCTGGCCAAGTCGGATTACCAGTTAACGGTGTTTGATCAAGATGCCAAGGCTGTTGCAGAGCTGGCGACCCTGGGAGTCAAGGTCGGCGAGTCGCCCATGGCGACCGCAAAAGGGCAGGACCTGGTCATCGTCATCGTGCCTGACAGCGACTTCCTCGTCTTCGGCCAGGACGGCGTTTTTGAAGGGATAGACCCCGGGACCATCCTGGTCGACATGGGGACCCACTGCATCGAGACCATCGAGCGCATGGCCCAGGAGGCCGTGAACCATCGCGTCATGTTCCTTGAGGCCCCGGTGTGGGGAAGCAAGGAGCACGCGGCAAACGGTCTGCTGACCATTCTCGCCGGCGGCGACGAGGCGCTTCTTGGCCGCTGCCGCGAACCTTTCTCCTATTTCGGCCTCAACATCATCCACATCGGCAAGATCGGCGACGCCACGCGGATGAAGCTGATCGTCAACCTGCTGCAGGCCGAGATGATGCAGTCACTTTCCGAGGGGCTCGTCTTCGGCGAGAGGATGGGGTTCAAGCCGGACAAGATCCTCGAGGTGCTGGACTCCGGCGGGGTCGCCTCTCCGCTGTTCCACTCCAAAGGGCGCTCCATCGCCCGCGGCGATTTCAGCCGTAACCTGGCGCTCAAGTACGTCCACGCCCAGATGCTGAGGGTGCTGGAGACGGCCGAAAAGCTCGGGCTCGAGCTTCCCGCTGCGAAGACCGTCTCAGGCATCTTCGGCCAGGCTGTGGCCGACGGCAGGGGGGAAGAGGATTTCTCCGCCATCGTGAAACTGCTGAGGAAATAA
- a CDS encoding endonuclease III domain-containing protein, with amino-acid sequence MRDDQIHEGMAILEDAVRTRGWVTPAVTIVATQDRDPYKVLVSCILSLRTRDQVTAEASQRLFALADTPQKMALLEVAKIERAIYPVGFYRVKAQQILELSFQLCELYQGRVPDELETLLTFKGVGRKTANLVLTLGYGKPGICVDIHVHRICNRWGYVKTGTPEQTELALRKKLPPEYWIIINDLLVTFGQNQCTPVSPRCSTCPLYALCDRVAVIKSR; translated from the coding sequence GTGAGGGACGACCAGATACATGAGGGCATGGCCATCCTTGAAGATGCGGTGCGGACTCGGGGGTGGGTGACTCCCGCGGTCACCATCGTGGCCACGCAGGACCGGGACCCCTACAAGGTGCTGGTTTCCTGCATCCTTTCCTTAAGGACCCGCGACCAGGTAACAGCCGAGGCCTCGCAGCGGCTCTTTGCACTCGCCGACACGCCGCAGAAGATGGCTCTGCTCGAAGTGGCGAAAATCGAGCGGGCGATCTACCCAGTTGGGTTCTACCGGGTCAAGGCCCAGCAGATTTTAGAACTCTCGTTCCAACTTTGCGAACTGTACCAGGGGAGGGTGCCGGACGAGTTGGAGACGCTCCTGACCTTCAAGGGAGTGGGGCGTAAGACGGCTAACCTGGTGCTGACGCTTGGATACGGCAAGCCCGGCATCTGCGTCGACATTCACGTGCACAGGATCTGCAACAGGTGGGGCTATGTGAAAACAGGCACACCCGAGCAGACAGAACTTGCCTTAAGGAAAAAGCTTCCGCCGGAGTACTGGATCATAATCAACGATCTTCTAGTGACTTTCGGACAGAACCAGTGCACACCCGTCTCCCCGCGCTGCTCTACCTGTCCCCTGTACGCGCTCTGTGACAGGGTGGCAGTTATCAAGTCTAGATAA